The following coding sequences are from one Candidatus Nitrohelix vancouverensis window:
- a CDS encoding LexA family transcriptional regulator produces the protein MSENSDQPVLKRIELLRGSLSLKGFCERCDISYTALQKSVVRGKVPNLDILEKIAKKEGVNLQWLISGPQALSTLSATLNRNLVALRRQRGWSQSELAEKAGLGAVSLKLLEEGAWPLSIDELATLSEALGAPPQTFLLDDMQVAPATELKILKSSSSAKAPKIKDEDYVSIPLTSSAIAAGQPIIQEDQIEDYVLLHVRAAGRRGNLVASRVEGVSMEPMLHSGDIVVIDRNQKTIQKNRIFAIYHQDGLTAKYLEMQKNLLVLRPINPMSQVQIINLDEQPDPIVGRIIGAWKEL, from the coding sequence ATGAGTGAAAATTCAGACCAGCCGGTTTTGAAACGGATCGAGTTATTGCGGGGATCGCTCAGCCTGAAGGGCTTTTGCGAGCGTTGCGATATTAGTTATACCGCGCTCCAGAAATCCGTCGTCCGCGGCAAGGTTCCCAATCTGGATATTCTGGAGAAGATCGCTAAGAAGGAAGGAGTCAATCTGCAATGGTTGATCAGCGGACCGCAAGCCCTATCCACTCTCAGCGCCACGCTCAATCGCAACCTGGTCGCCCTGCGTCGCCAGCGCGGCTGGTCGCAGTCCGAACTCGCCGAAAAAGCAGGACTCGGCGCCGTATCGCTCAAGCTCCTCGAAGAAGGCGCCTGGCCGCTCAGCATCGACGAACTGGCGACGCTTTCCGAAGCTCTGGGCGCGCCGCCGCAAACCTTTTTGCTGGACGACATGCAAGTCGCGCCCGCCACCGAACTGAAAATTCTGAAATCGTCCAGCTCCGCCAAGGCGCCGAAGATCAAGGATGAAGACTATGTCTCCATTCCCCTGACCAGCTCCGCCATCGCCGCCGGGCAACCCATCATTCAGGAAGACCAGATCGAGGACTATGTCTTATTGCATGTGCGGGCGGCGGGCCGACGCGGAAACCTGGTCGCCAGCCGGGTGGAAGGGGTATCCATGGAGCCGATGCTGCATTCCGGCGATATTGTGGTGATCGACCGCAATCAAAAGACGATACAGAAAAACCGCATCTTCGCCATCTACCATCAAGACGGCCTGACCGCGAAGTATCTGGAAATGCAGAAGAATCTGCTGGTATTGCGACCGATCAATCCCATGTCGCAGGTGCAGATCATCAACCTCGACGAACAGCCCGACCCCATCGTCGGGCGCATCATAGGAGCCTGGAAGGAATTGTAA
- a CDS encoding response regulator, which yields MTEETEYSESFKILLADDTPMNLTLATKLLTRRGHQVNTSVNGLEAFELFQKEPFDLILMDVQMPVMGGVEATQKIREYEKTNTPGKRMPIIALTANDSESDREEYLRSGMDGVITKPLNIKTIVQEIKDIIKAMPGNS from the coding sequence ATGACTGAAGAAACGGAATATTCAGAATCCTTCAAAATTCTGCTGGCGGACGACACGCCGATGAACCTGACCCTGGCCACCAAACTGCTGACGCGCCGGGGACATCAGGTCAACACCAGCGTCAACGGACTCGAAGCCTTCGAGTTGTTTCAGAAAGAACCTTTCGACCTGATCCTGATGGACGTGCAAATGCCCGTCATGGGCGGGGTCGAAGCCACGCAGAAAATCCGCGAATACGAAAAGACCAACACGCCCGGCAAGCGCATGCCCATCATCGCCCTCACCGCCAACGACAGCGAAAGCGACCGCGAAGAATACCTCCGCTCCGGTATGGACGGCGTCATCACCAAACCCCTCAACATCAAAACCATCGTTCAGGAAATCAAAGACATCATCAAAGCCATGCCCGGCAACTCCTAA
- a CDS encoding HicB family protein produces MATYIGLVRKDPNSDFGVDFPDFPGCVTGARTIKKVRNMAQEALELHIEAMMEEGLPIPAPSSWEKIIKDHDQPDVMMIPVII; encoded by the coding sequence ATGGCAACTTATATAGGACTGGTCCGAAAAGATCCGAATTCAGATTTTGGCGTCGACTTTCCAGATTTTCCTGGATGCGTGACCGGCGCGCGGACAATCAAAAAAGTCCGAAACATGGCGCAGGAAGCATTGGAACTTCATATAGAAGCGATGATGGAAGAAGGACTCCCCATTCCAGCGCCCAGCTCTTGGGAAAAAATTATCAAAGACCACGATCAACCAGACGTAATGATGATTCCAGTAATCATTTAA